Genomic segment of Methanolobus mangrovi:
ATCTTGAACGTGCAAAGAAATTCTATTTTGATCTTTTTGACTGGGAATTTGAAAAACCATTTCCAGAAATGGATTACTATCTCTACAAAACGACTGGCCTGAATGGGGAAGAAGGTATCAGGGGTGGAATGGGTCTTCGGGGAGAACCTGAACAAAGAATTACCAGTTATATCGGTGTTCCGTCTATTGAGGAATATACAGATAAGATAGAAAAAGCCGGAGGCAAAGTGCTTAATCAAATGCCAGTACCTGGCTGGGGCTATCTCGCCATCTGTCT
This window contains:
- a CDS encoding VOC family protein, with the protein product MATFIHIDVPTDDLERAKKFYFDLFDWEFEKPFPEMDYYLYKTTGLNGEEGIRGGMGLRGEPEQRITSYIGVPSIEEYTDKIEKAGGKVLNQMPVPGWGYLAICLDTEGNMFGIWEDNSEAV